In the Gossypium arboreum isolate Shixiya-1 chromosome 10, ASM2569848v2, whole genome shotgun sequence genome, one interval contains:
- the LOC108457772 gene encoding uncharacterized protein LOC108457772, producing the protein MRVSIGSYNTPLSFVTPICSRPSGGCLISISSSSHSPPALRLSSFPGLRFCGGRKISVGARAGVNGASETTSFEPYLEEMDVVTFLDPPNYLIPLDPGSYNPAAYLWKKIEDIPEERRHRLLQLLNPRLISIAWEIAGTRYHDPKFVKKTDSNIRFNKDTAIPFHVYNCRTSGGPFLIAWLKFFKKTIFYGNNGKTYGRFSSGSIVAQFANQLCPLYFEVTEMKEVMSTEQPCDLAYEFGDGLFDLDEFPSGFPKPVKHPYPFSDEVVIYIRHIGPGVLVGQAWQEGKELDQVPQKLCGEILMVKEYNPLEN; encoded by the exons GAGACCAAGCGGCGGATGCCTGATTTCAATCAGCTCATCTTCACACTCACCGCCGGCTCTTCGCCTATCCTCGTTTCCAG GTCTAAGATTTTGCGGTGGAAGGAAGATTTCAGTTGGAGCTAGAGCAGGGGTGAATGGAGCTTCGGAGACGACGTCGTTTGAACCTTACTTGGAAGAAATGGATGTCGTTACGTTTCTTGATCCTCCTAACTATTTGATTCCTTTGGATCCTGGTTCTTATAATCCAGCTGCCTATCTCTG GAAAAAAATTGAAGACATACCAGAGGAAAGACGTCATCGATTGCTGCAATTACTTAATCCGAG GCTTATTTCAATAGCTTGGGAGATAGCTGGCACACGATACCATGACCCAAAGTTTGTCAAGAAAACTGATTCCAACATTCGTTTTAATAAAGACACTGCAATTCCGTTTCATGTCTATAACTGCAGAACCAGTGGAG GTCCATTTCTTATTGCTTGGTTGAAATTCTTCAAGAAG ACTATATTTTATGGCAATAATGGGAAGACATATGGCCGTTTTTCCA GTGGATCAATTGTGGCTCAGTTTGCAAATCAGTTATGTCCCTTGTATTTTGAGGTGACTGAAATGAAAGAAGTAATGTCAACTGAACAACCCTGTGATTTGGCATATGAGTTCGGGGATGGCCTCTTCGATCTCGATGAATTTCCAAGTGGCTTCCCAAAGCCAG TGAAACATCCATATCCGTTCAGTGATGAGGTTGTGATATACATCCGGCATATAGGACCTGGTGTTTTGGTAGGGCAGGCGTGGCAGGAAGGTAAAGAATTAGACCAAGTGCCGCAAAAGTTATGCGGGGAGATTTTGATGGTAAAAGAATACAATCCTTTGGAAAATTAG